The following are from one region of the Silene latifolia isolate original U9 population chromosome 9, ASM4854445v1, whole genome shotgun sequence genome:
- the LOC141600194 gene encoding uncharacterized protein LOC141600194 — protein MDEDDCVKFLTGCWAMWEFRNKVVFDNVVVEPELIVRRTKDVIAEGVGDWGEGTIGTRAVQRRRGRNIGEEQGWKPAKEGHVKLNVDAGVKEGEGVGTGAVCRDSSGLVLWGLSVYRLQEWEVHYAEAMAILDGLEEAVNRGITKIEVESDCLPVVNAIRERRTGRSAFALVIDDIIELSLRFDSFYCSHVSRSNNCVAHELAHLVPRTIGKVIWDAGLPPSANAAVIFDRNAIE, from the coding sequence ATGGACGAAGATGATTGTGTGAAGTTCTTGACCGGCTGTTGGGCAATGTGGGAGTTCCGTAACAAAGTCGTGTTTGATAATGTGGTTGTGGAACCGGAGCTGATTGTAAGACGCACCAAAGACGTGATTGCTGAGGGTGTGGGAGACTGGGGAGAAGGGACTATAGGGACGCGTGCTGTACAGCGAAGAAGAGGGAGGAATATTGGAGAGGAGCAAGGCTGGAAACCTGCGAAAGAAGGCCATGTGAAGCTTAATGTGGACGCGGGGGTGAAAGAGGGGGAAGGGGTTGGGACGGGTGCGGTATGTCGGGATTCGAGTGGCTTGGTGCTATGGGGTTTGTCTGTTTATCGCTTGCAGGAATGGGAGGTTCACTATGCGGAAGCCATGGCTATCCTGGATGGGCTCGAAGAAGCTGTCAACCGTGGGATTACTAAAATCGAGGTCGAAAGCGATTGCCTGCCCGTGGTGAATGCTATAAGAGAAAGAAGAACTGGTCGAAGTGCCTTTGCGTTAGTTATTGATGATATTATAGAACTTAGTTTACGTTttgattctttttattgttcacATGTTAGTCGATCAAACAATTGTGTTGCGCATGAGTTAGCTCATTTAGTTCCACGTACTATAGGTAAGGTTATATGGGACGCGGGACTGCCGCCGTCTGCGAACGCTGCTGTAATTTTCGATCGTAATGCTATTGAGTAA